One genomic region from Coleofasciculus sp. FACHB-1120 encodes:
- a CDS encoding zinc-dependent dehydrogenase has translation MKAQVFRGVNQLSYEEVPTPEIAPDEVLVQVKVVGLCQSDIKKIRYPLYQPPRIFGHETAGVITSVGSEVTGWQIGQRVVVMHHIPCMRCDYCLNDNFSMCDVYKNVTTTAGFTPSGGGFADYVKVPGHIVRSGGLIPIPDNVSFEQASFVEPTNCCLKAVKKAQVAPGQTVLITGAGPIGLMFIMLVKYFGARAIATDLIPSRIEKALSVGAEAAFDPRDPDLSTKIKALTGGLGVDTTLLAVPSDKAFFQALDCTRRGGKILFFAEFPDEVEIPINPNILYRREIDLMGSYSSSYRIQNLAADIVFNQRIDVEALISDRYPLQHLAAAVEQAIAPTPETYKILIYPQLAE, from the coding sequence ATGAAAGCACAAGTATTCAGAGGCGTCAATCAGCTCAGTTACGAAGAAGTGCCGACGCCGGAAATTGCACCCGATGAAGTCCTGGTACAAGTAAAGGTTGTGGGATTGTGTCAGTCTGACATCAAGAAAATTCGCTATCCTCTCTACCAGCCACCGCGCATCTTTGGTCATGAAACTGCTGGGGTAATTACTTCTGTAGGAAGCGAAGTGACTGGCTGGCAGATTGGGCAACGAGTTGTGGTCATGCACCATATTCCTTGTATGCGCTGCGACTATTGCCTCAACGACAACTTCTCGATGTGCGATGTTTACAAAAACGTCACGACCACGGCTGGATTTACTCCCAGCGGCGGCGGTTTTGCAGATTATGTGAAAGTGCCCGGTCACATTGTCCGCAGCGGCGGATTAATTCCGATTCCGGATAATGTCAGCTTTGAGCAAGCGAGTTTTGTGGAGCCGACTAACTGCTGTCTAAAAGCAGTTAAAAAAGCCCAGGTTGCTCCCGGTCAAACTGTTTTGATTACGGGTGCTGGCCCAATTGGGCTAATGTTTATTATGCTGGTGAAGTATTTCGGAGCCAGAGCGATCGCGACTGACTTAATTCCTTCTCGGATCGAGAAAGCTTTGAGTGTGGGGGCAGAAGCTGCATTCGATCCCCGCGACCCAGATTTATCAACTAAAATTAAAGCCCTTACCGGCGGTTTGGGAGTGGATACGACTTTGCTTGCCGTTCCCAGTGACAAAGCTTTTTTCCAAGCCCTCGATTGTACCCGTAGGGGCGGTAAAATTTTGTTTTTTGCTGAGTTTCCCGATGAAGTAGAAATCCCGATTAATCCAAATATTCTTTACCGGCGGGAAATTGATTTAATGGGTAGCTATAGTTCTTCTTATCGGATACAAAACCTGGCAGCAGATATTGTATTTAACCAGCGAATTGATGTGGAAGCATTAATTAGCGATCGCTATCCTTTGCAACATTTAGCGGCTGCGGTGGAACAAGCGATCGCTCCCACCCCCGAAACTTACAAAATTCTCATCTATCCTCAATTAGCGGAGTAA
- a CDS encoding DUF2294 domain-containing protein translates to MDTSSPTRGQLERTLSQRIQALYRDQLGHQPSQITCQIFEEKIAIILENAITAPEQLLANSGQEELAEQVRTDLEKALEPQVKALIEEVVGVPVIDLLSDAKVDTGRTGTIAVLANAPKVRN, encoded by the coding sequence ATGGACACCTCCTCTCCTACGCGCGGGCAACTAGAAAGAACTCTTTCGCAACGCATCCAAGCTTTGTACCGAGATCAACTGGGGCATCAACCCAGTCAAATTACCTGTCAAATTTTTGAGGAAAAAATTGCCATTATTCTAGAAAATGCCATCACGGCACCAGAGCAACTTCTAGCAAATAGTGGTCAAGAAGAGTTGGCTGAACAAGTAAGGACAGATTTAGAAAAAGCACTTGAGCCACAAGTGAAAGCGCTAATTGAGGAAGTGGTCGGGGTACCTGTGATTGACCTGCTCAGCGATGCCAAAGTAGACACAGGTCGTACTGGTACGATTGCTGTCTTAGCAAACGCCCCTAAAGTTCGCAATTAA
- a CDS encoding response regulator — MSSPEKRLNLHCVSTSASQANIESPLILVVEDNEDNLLLMSEVLLALDCSFITTKEGRAALFMAQHYQPKLILLDILLPDIHGVEVVRCLKQNPETMTIPIVAVTALARAEDREGLLFAGCSDYISKPYLIDELEALIDRYLN; from the coding sequence ATGAGTTCCCCTGAAAAACGCCTAAATCTGCACTGTGTCTCAACATCTGCCTCCCAGGCAAATATTGAATCGCCTCTCATTTTGGTTGTAGAAGATAATGAAGACAACTTGCTGCTGATGAGCGAAGTGCTACTTGCTCTTGACTGCTCATTCATCACGACGAAGGAGGGTCGGGCAGCTTTATTTATGGCGCAGCATTACCAGCCAAAGCTGATTTTGTTGGATATCCTCCTGCCTGACATCCACGGCGTAGAAGTTGTGCGTTGCCTGAAACAGAACCCCGAAACGATGACAATCCCCATCGTTGCGGTGACGGCTTTGGCAAGGGCAGAAGACAGGGAAGGTCTTCTGTTTGCAGGCTGTAGTGACTACATTAGCAAGCCTTATCTCATTGATGAGTTGGAAGCGCTGATTGACCGCTATCTCAATTAA
- a CDS encoding DUF2294 domain-containing protein — translation MQDTIQSTCGDLERTLSQEIRTFYHTHLGHQPSKVTCQFMGDKIAILIENSITQPEKLLAQRGQQKLAETVRASINHALQLPLKQLIEEVVKVPVIDLMIDSALKTSRTSTVAVLAAIPKTRNPS, via the coding sequence ATGCAGGACACAATCCAATCCACTTGTGGTGATTTAGAACGAACCCTCTCGCAGGAAATTCGGACTTTTTACCACACCCATCTAGGGCACCAGCCTAGTAAGGTGACTTGCCAATTTATGGGTGACAAAATTGCGATTCTTATCGAAAATTCCATTACTCAACCCGAAAAACTTTTGGCACAGAGGGGACAGCAAAAGCTGGCTGAGACAGTTCGAGCGAGTATTAACCACGCCCTACAATTGCCACTGAAACAGCTAATTGAGGAAGTGGTAAAAGTTCCTGTCATCGATTTGATGATCGACTCCGCGCTGAAAACCAGTCGTACCAGTACGGTTGCGGTTTTAGCCGCAATCCCTAAGACGCGCAATCCATCCTGA
- a CDS encoding response regulator, whose protein sequence is MDDLELSHRNSQNFLSSSNSCLTTKLPLVLAVDDDEDNLLLLSYVLEPLNCSIITAVDGHTAFEKARTEQPSLILLDIMLPDLDGLQIVRQLREDSHTRTIPVIAVTALARPEDRERILAAGCNDYISKPYLLEDLEAVIRRNLRWNLSQVAPVEFRMDCAS, encoded by the coding sequence ATGGATGATTTGGAACTTTCCCACCGTAACAGTCAGAATTTTTTGAGCAGCAGCAATTCGTGTCTGACTACCAAGTTGCCTCTGGTATTGGCAGTCGATGATGACGAAGACAACTTACTATTGCTTTCTTACGTTCTAGAGCCGCTAAATTGCTCAATCATCACTGCGGTTGACGGTCATACTGCTTTTGAAAAGGCACGAACCGAACAGCCAAGCCTGATTTTGCTAGATATTATGTTACCTGACTTAGATGGTCTTCAAATTGTCCGTCAACTCAGGGAAGATTCTCATACCCGGACGATTCCTGTTATCGCCGTCACGGCACTCGCCAGGCCGGAAGACAGAGAGCGCATTCTTGCAGCAGGCTGCAATGATTACATTAGTAAGCCTTACTTGCTAGAGGATCTTGAAGCTGTAATCCGACGCAACCTCAGATGGAATTTGTCTCAGGTTGCACCCGTAGAATTCAGGATGGATTGCGCGTCTTAG
- a CDS encoding NAD-dependent succinate-semialdehyde dehydrogenase, with the protein MGIATINPATGETLQTFEALTDTEIETKLALAQSSFKQYRQTTMQKRAEWLNATAEILESDRQRFGKIMTLEMGKTLKSAIAEVEKCALVCRFYAERAPEFLADVPAQTDASHSFVRYQPLGVILAVMPWNFPFWQVFRFAAPALMAGNVGLLKHASNVPQCALALEEIFHKAGFPEGVFQSLLVGADKVAGIVSDERVKAATLTGSEPAGMSLAATAGKQIKKTVLELGGSDPYIVLESADLDAAIATAVSARMLNNGQSCIAAKRFIVVDAIADQFEKRLIEKFEALKIGDPMHPETDLGPLATPSLLKDLDWQVQESAKLGAKVLTGGQPLSDRPGNFYLPTILTDIPAGSPAEAEEFFGPVALLFRVPDINAAIALANASPFGLGASAWTQVEAERDRLIEELEAGAVFINGMVKSDPRLPFGGIKRSGYGRELSKEGIHEFVNIKTVWVK; encoded by the coding sequence ATGGGTATAGCCACGATTAACCCAGCAACTGGGGAAACGCTTCAAACGTTTGAGGCACTGACAGATACAGAGATTGAAACAAAGCTAGCGCTAGCGCAATCAAGTTTTAAACAGTATCGACAGACAACGATGCAAAAAAGGGCAGAATGGCTGAATGCCACTGCTGAGATTTTAGAGAGCGATCGCCAACGCTTTGGCAAAATCATGACCCTAGAAATGGGGAAAACTTTAAAATCAGCGATCGCAGAAGTGGAAAAATGCGCCCTTGTCTGTCGCTTCTACGCCGAACGCGCCCCCGAATTCCTCGCGGATGTTCCAGCCCAAACCGACGCCAGCCACAGCTTTGTGCGCTATCAGCCTTTAGGCGTCATCTTGGCAGTCATGCCTTGGAATTTCCCCTTCTGGCAAGTGTTTCGCTTTGCCGCACCAGCGCTAATGGCGGGAAATGTCGGTTTACTCAAACACGCCTCTAACGTGCCTCAGTGTGCATTGGCACTAGAGGAAATTTTCCACAAAGCAGGATTCCCAGAGGGTGTCTTTCAATCCTTGCTGGTGGGGGCAGATAAAGTAGCTGGCATTGTATCAGACGAGCGAGTGAAAGCGGCGACCTTGACCGGAAGCGAACCCGCCGGGATGAGCCTCGCCGCCACCGCTGGGAAACAAATTAAGAAAACTGTCCTGGAATTGGGGGGAAGCGACCCGTATATTGTCCTAGAAAGCGCCGATTTGGATGCAGCCATTGCGACAGCAGTGAGTGCGAGAATGCTGAATAACGGTCAATCTTGTATTGCTGCGAAACGGTTCATTGTCGTGGATGCGATCGCAGACCAATTTGAAAAACGTCTGATTGAGAAGTTTGAGGCACTCAAAATCGGCGATCCCATGCATCCGGAAACCGACTTAGGACCCCTGGCAACCCCATCCCTTCTCAAAGATTTGGATTGGCAAGTTCAGGAAAGCGCCAAACTGGGAGCAAAAGTTCTCACAGGTGGACAGCCATTATCTGACCGTCCGGGTAACTTTTATCTGCCCACAATTTTGACAGATATCCCAGCCGGTAGCCCAGCAGAAGCGGAGGAATTTTTTGGTCCCGTAGCGCTGCTATTCCGGGTGCCAGATATCAACGCCGCGATCGCGCTTGCCAATGCCTCGCCCTTTGGACTGGGTGCCAGTGCTTGGACTCAAGTAGAGGCAGAACGCGATCGCTTGATTGAAGAACTCGAAGCGGGTGCCGTGTTTATTAACGGCATGGTTAAATCCGATCCCCGTCT